A window from Flavobacteriales bacterium encodes these proteins:
- a CDS encoding OmpA family protein produces MKKAFLLYFSLLMISMGSFAQCPDPGYKSFDNKEWKVGDMIILQDILYSIGGGNHVLPESRDLIKQLADFLKAHPSLTIEVGNHTDSRGSAAYNENLSLKRSESLKYELTVKYEIDESRITAKGYGESQLRVSDEEVAKAASDQEKEELHQCNRRTVITITGL; encoded by the coding sequence ATGAAAAAGGCCTTTTTACTGTATTTCTCCCTGCTGATGATATCCATGGGCAGCTTCGCCCAGTGCCCGGATCCGGGTTATAAGTCTTTTGATAATAAGGAGTGGAAAGTTGGGGATATGATTATCCTACAGGACATATTATATTCAATAGGCGGAGGCAACCATGTCCTTCCTGAATCCAGAGACCTGATCAAGCAACTTGCCGATTTTCTCAAAGCCCACCCATCCCTCACCATTGAGGTGGGAAATCACACGGACAGCAGGGGAAGCGCCGCTTATAATGAGAACCTCAGCCTTAAACGATCTGAAAGTTTAAAGTATGAACTGACTGTGAAATATGAGATCGACGAATCCCGCATCACCGCAAAAGGGTATGGGGAATCGCAGTTGCGGGTATCCGACGAAGAAGTTGCCAAAGCAGCATCAGATCAGGAAAAGGAAGAGCTGCACCAATGCAACCGGCGAACCGTTATCACAATCACCGGACTTTAA